A window of Streptomyces sp. NBC_01689 genomic DNA:
CGGAGGATCTGCTGATCGCCACCAAGGGCGGAGTCGTCCGTACCGGCCCCGGCGCGTGGCACGTGTCCGGGCGGCCGGAGACGCTGCGGGCGATGTGCGAGGCCAGTCTGCGACGGCTGCGGCTCGACACGATCGGCCTGTACCAGTTGCACCGGCTGGACCCGCGGGTGCCGATGGCCGAACAGCTCGGCGCACTGGACGAGTTGCGGGCCGAGGGGAAGATCCGGCATCTCGGCCTCGACACCGTGACGCCCGAACAGCTGTGGACCGCTCTGGAGTCGACCGACATCGCGGCGGTCCAGAACCGCTACAACCTGCTCGACCGTGCCTCGGACCCGCTGCTGGAGCTGTGCGAGGCGCGCGGGATCGCGTTCCTGCCGTGGTTCCCCCTCGGCAACGGCTCCCTCACCACCGGACGGGTCCACGCGGAGATCGCC
This region includes:
- a CDS encoding aldo/keto reductase, with translation MVSRRFMLGGELPVRRLGYGTAQLTGPGYWGPRGDARDAVAVLRRAVERGVTLVDTADNYGPSVAEELVAEALRPYPEDLLIATKGGVVRTGPGAWHVSGRPETLRAMCEASLRRLRLDTIGLYQLHRLDPRVPMAEQLGALDELRAEGKIRHLGLDTVTPEQLWTALESTDIAAVQNRYNLLDRASDPLLELCEARGIAFLPWFPLGNGSLTTGRVHAEIAAGHGATPGQIALAWLLHRSPVLCPTPGTGSLAHLEENLDAAAVRLTDEDLRALG